In bacterium, one DNA window encodes the following:
- a CDS encoding NADH-quinone oxidoreductase subunit H produces MFPDMLPEILIDTAKAGAVLTGVLSFGGLLTWVERKQSALMQDRIGANRADILGFRLLGLFHIMTDGLKMFMKEEFIPRTEHRALFVLAPFIAWTFALLGFAVIPFSPTITVLGAGFSLQIANPEIGILYVFAMMGMTVYGVVLGGWSSNNNYALLGSMRATAQMISYEVALAAAAVGPLLVYNSLNMQQIVLWQGGYFQGWLPLWGIVVQPLAFLIFLTAGTAETKRIPFDLPEGESEIIGFQLEYSSMRFGAFMFTDFVEKILIACLATTLFLGGWQVPWLSDSGLAFGGASVLPLAAWLVWALRAAAFAVKVCIVIYVLMLVRWTLPRFRYDQLMHLGWKFLLPLAFANIIVTAIVLAVLNL; encoded by the coding sequence ATGTTTCCCGACATGCTGCCCGAAATCCTGATCGATACGGCCAAAGCCGGGGCGGTCCTGACCGGAGTGCTCTCTTTCGGCGGCCTCCTTACCTGGGTCGAGCGCAAGCAGAGCGCCCTGATGCAGGACCGTATCGGCGCCAACCGCGCGGACATCCTGGGTTTCCGCCTTCTGGGCCTGTTCCATATCATGACTGACGGCCTTAAGATGTTCATGAAAGAGGAGTTCATCCCGCGTACGGAGCACCGCGCCCTGTTCGTGCTGGCCCCGTTTATCGCCTGGACTTTCGCCCTGTTAGGCTTCGCGGTGATCCCGTTCTCCCCGACGATCACGGTGCTGGGCGCCGGGTTCTCGCTCCAGATCGCCAACCCGGAGATCGGCATTCTGTACGTGTTCGCCATGATGGGCATGACAGTATACGGCGTGGTGTTAGGCGGCTGGTCGAGCAACAACAACTACGCCCTGCTGGGCTCGATGCGCGCCACGGCCCAGATGATAAGCTACGAGGTGGCCCTGGCCGCCGCGGCGGTGGGCCCGCTGCTGGTATACAACAGCCTTAACATGCAGCAGATCGTTCTCTGGCAGGGCGGCTATTTCCAGGGTTGGCTGCCGCTCTGGGGCATTGTGGTCCAGCCCCTGGCGTTCCTCATTTTCCTGACCGCCGGCACGGCCGAGACCAAGCGCATCCCGTTCGACCTGCCCGAGGGCGAGAGCGAGATCATCGGCTTCCAGCTCGAATACTCGAGCATGCGTTTCGGTGCGTTCATGTTCACCGATTTCGTGGAAAAGATACTCATCGCCTGCCTGGCCACCACGTTGTTCCTGGGCGGCTGGCAGGTTCCCTGGCTGTCCGACAGCGGTTTAGCTTTCGGCGGGGCGAGCGTGCTGCCCCTGGCGGCGTGGCTGGTCTGGGCGCTCCGTGCCGCGGCGTTCGCGGTCAAGGTCTGTATCGTGATCTACGTGCTGATGCTGGTGCGCTGGACCTTGCCGCGGTTCCGCTACGACCAGCTCATGCACCTGGGCTGGAAATTCCTGTTGCCGCTGGCCTTTGCCAACATAATTGTCACCGCGATAGTTTTGGCGGTGCTGAATCTCTGA